One window of Manihot esculenta cultivar AM560-2 chromosome 17, M.esculenta_v8, whole genome shotgun sequence genomic DNA carries:
- the LOC110607794 gene encoding polygalacturonase-like, producing MGSKVHVCAAYLVLLFAFTSGAQPNTFDVTKYGAKEGSDITKALLSAWKGACGAAGSGKVVIPKGKYSLGVVDLLGPCKGAMHLQVEGTLVAPAKASQHRKNSWVTLRYLDRLTVFGGGAFDGQGEIAWQRESCGGGCKKALPVLRFLCVTVLSKLYQNLRFDFVTNSIVEDVTSIDSKQFHVNLLGSKNLTFQRFSVKAPGHSPNTDGIHIGRSEEINIIDSNIMTGDDCISIGRGSRQVQITNVRCGHGHGISIGSLGKYEKEEPVSGIYVKNCTIYDTDNGVRIKTWPALHGGSVSNIQFEDIVMQNVSNPIIIDQMYCPHNECNRKVTFQFLFFHNKKENLYIWVCYNYAKILRLFADAIKS from the exons ATGGGTTCCAAGGTACATGTGTGCGCAGCATATTTGGTGTTACTGTTCGCCTTTACCAGCGGAGCTCAGcccaatacctttgatgtcacaaAATATGGTGCGAAGGAGGGGTCGGATATCACTAAG GCTTTACTGAGTGCGTGGAAGGGGGCTTGTGGAGCAGCGGGTTCCGGCAAAGTCGTGATACCAAAAGGGAAGTACTCATTAGGCGTGGTGGATTTGCTAGGCCCTTGCAAGGGTGCCATGCATCTTCAAGTGGAAGGAACGTTGGTGGCGCCAGCAAAAGCTAGCCAGCACCGCAAGAATAGCTGGGTTACATTGAGATACCTGGACCGATTAACGGTATTCGGTGGTGGGGCCTTCGACGGACAAGGAGAAATTGCTTGGCAGCGGGAGAGCTGTGGCGGCGGATGCAAGAAAGCACTTCCAGTT CTACGTTTTCTCTGCGTAACTGTTCTATCAAAACTGTATCAGAACCTAAGGTTTGACTTCGTCACCAACAGCATAGTCGAGGACGTGACATCCATAGATAGCAAGCAGTTCCACGTCAATCTCCTCGGCAGCAAAAACCTTACCTTCCAGCGATTTTCGGTGAAAGCGCCGGGGCATAGTCCCAACACGGATGGAATTCACATTGGACggtcggaggagatcaacaTTATTGATTCAAACATTATGACCGGTGATGATTGCATCTCCATTGGCCGGGGGAGCAGGCAAGTACAAATCACAAACGTAAGGTGCGGACACGGGCATGGCATTAGTATTGGAAGTTTAGGAAAGTACGAGAAGGAAGAACCTGTGTCTGGAATTTATGTGAAGAATTGCACAATATACGACACCGACAATGGCGTGAGAATTAAGACTTGGCCCGCATTGCATGGTGGCAGTGTGTCGAATATCCAGTTCGAGGATATCGTCATGCAAAACGTCAGCAATCCCatcattatagatcaaatgtacTGCCCGCATAACGAATGCAATCGCAAGgtaacttttcaatttttattttttcacaacaagaaggagaatttatatatatgggTGTGTTACAATTATGCTAAAATATTGCGACTTTTTGCAGATGCCatcaaaagttaa